The Tripterygium wilfordii isolate XIE 37 chromosome 18, ASM1340144v1, whole genome shotgun sequence nucleotide sequence TGATACATCTAAATTGAAACCGCTGGTTGTTGTTTAGCTCTATAACAAATAGAATTGAAGCTTGATTTGATGTATAGTTCTCTTAACTTTCCTTATATTGCTTATCTTAATCTATtccttgagtttttttttaatctgtcTATCTATCTGAATGTATGTGTTTGTTTTATCACCTTTATTCTCTTGTTCATTTGGCCGTTTCGTTATCAGGGTCCTGAGGTTAGGAGTGGTGACCTGCCGCAACCAATTATGTTAAATAGTGGAGAAGAATTCACTTTCACCATCAGGAGCGGTGTTGGCACGGCTGATCGCGTTAGTGTTAACTACGATGATTTTGTTAACGACGTGGAAGTGGGTGACATGCTGCTTGTAGATGGTAAGCTAATGCAATACCTTTTGTCATAACGTCGCTCCAGATGTTAATCGATTTAAGACAAAATGCATAAGAGTGGAGCACATTAAAAGCCCTTAGTTTTCTCCTTTATAACCTTTTTGAAAATGTTAAAAAGTGAGATTTATTCAATTTATCATTGGTTCTGCTCTCATCAGATGACAAGGGTGCATGTGACTGGATAACAAATACTTGTGTGAACAAATTTTTTTACTTACATGACATTTTCTTCCCTATTTTTGAATTCTTTTTAACTCTTATGCATGCATTTGTATTTCTATTTGCATATGCTCTTTTGTTGCTATGTGCAACAAGCTTACCGGAAGTCTGGAAGATGTCTTGTGGTGTTCTAAGAATAATTGCAGGAAACAGAGGGCATTATCCATATACTGACAACTGCCACTAGCCAAAGCAAATATTACCTCCCCATTATAGTAGTTTCAGTAGCCTTTGAGTTTGGTAACATGATTTTCAATGATCTAAATTGGTAAAATTTTGATAGAAGGCATACTAGTGTTAAGATCATTATCTGGAACAGCAAAAGGTATTGCAATCTTATACTTCTCTCTCTTGATTCATGCTTCAGGCGGTATGATGTCTTTCATGGTGAAGTCCAAGACAGAAGATTCAGTGAAATGCGAAGTTGTTGATGGGGGAGAGCTCAAGTCTAGGCGCCACCTTAATGTTCGAGGAAAAAGTGCCACACTTCCTTCTATAACTGGTGGGATATTAAATACTGTCTTAAGTCTAATACTTTCTGATGTTTTATTACGAAGTCACTATTGACATTGGCTTGTCGCAGATAAGGACTGGGATGATATTAAATTTGGAGTGGATAATCAAGTTGACTTTTATGCTGTTTCTTTTGTTAAAGACGCACAAGTCGTTCATGAGTTGAAGAATTATCTGCAAAGTAATGTTTAGTACTTTAATTCTTTTAGAAGAATTCTGGATTACAATTGCAATGCTCTGACTTGCGTTTGCTTTATGTAATACTCTTCTTCTACTATTTTTCCAGGTTGTGGGGCAGATATTCATGTTATTGTGAAAATTGAAAGTGCTGATTCTATACCAAATTTGCATTCGATCATCACAGCATCCGATGGGGTAATTACATGATTGATTGATTCTATTGATTGAATTATAGAGTGACGGCTATCTAAAAGTCATAACATGGTTACCATCTGGATTTATTAACTCTTCAATGCTTCTTTCTCTTTGTCTTTACTGAAAAGGCCACAAATCGCTTTTAAGCTTTTCTCAAAACCATGACATTGTTATTTATGGGAGCGAACCTAGGATTATCTTTTTTCGGTACTTTTCTGAATGCCttggaatgaaaatgaaaaaagttTTCTCTACTTGGATCTTGGAGAAGATATATTgctgtattaaaaaaaaggatgtGCCAACATGGATCCAAGTGCGGAAATTTTACTGGATATATGCTGGAAATAATATGCACTCTTCTTCTTTAGGCAATGGTTGCACGAGGAGATTTGGGTGCGGAGCTCCCTGTTGAGGAAGTTCCACTTCTGCAGGTATTATCGACAGTAATGGCATTACCTGTTGCAGGCATTTTTGTTTTCCTAGTGTTTCTTAGATAAAAATCTGCTGATTGCAAAATGTAGGAAGAGATAATCAGGATTTGTCGCAGCATGGGGAAAGCTGTCATTGTGGCTACAAATATGCTGGAAAGCATGATTGTTCATCCAACTCCAACCAGAGCAGAGGTATCAGATATTGCAATAGCTGTTAGAGAGGGTGCAGATGCAGTCATGCTTTCTGGAGAAACTGCTCATGGAAAGTAAGTTGATTATCTTCTGATTAATCAGACTGTTCAAACTTGAATGCCTCTATGCGAGAAAATATATGGACATCTCAACCTGCCTTCTGGCAGAAGTAATTGTTGATATATCTATTGATTTAGTGGAAGTTTCCCTGATTGAGGGGATTTCGTGTGAATGTGATTATTTTAGTTCCTACAAGAATGATCATATGTTCCATATATGACTCCCCTTCATTGGGGTGTTTGCATTGAAAGGTTGCTTAAACTTATGTCATCCATATCATAACCAATTTACTGACTTTGAAGCACTTAAACCTGTAGTTGGCTTGCTAATTGCAACAGAGCATGTGCAAAGCTTTCAGTAATTAGAATGCTATGAACATAAATGATTTTCTTATTGATGCGTAATTAAGTGATATCACTTCCTTACAGGTTCCCATTGAAAGCCGTGAAAGTTATGCACACGGTCGCATTACGAACAGAAGCAACCATAGATGGTGGTGTAATGCCACTTAATCTTGGTCAAGCTTTCAAGGTTACCTAATATTGGGTTTTGTATGAATTGAGCCTTTGTCTTCTGTTTACCTTTGATAATCAAACACATCATAATTTACTGGTGAATCTTGTTTTCCTGTAGAACCACATGAGCGAGACGTTCGCTTACCATGCAACAACGATGTCTAACACTTTGGGAACATCTATTGTTGTCTTCACCAGAACTGGAATCATGTCCATACTACTGAGCAATTATCGACCCTCTGGCACAATTTTTGCTTTCACAAATGAGTAAGTTcttgaaattaaaatttgatgCTATgtcttttgtataatgtttacATGGAAAACAGCATACTGAGTACTAAACCTAATAAATGAATGGTGTAACTCGAAAGAGGGGATGGGTCTCTTTTCCATTTATCTCAACATCATAGTCATATTCTGTTTTCACTTCACTTCTGAAATAGCCAAGCGAGTtacatctttaacatacgaccAAACTAGTGAACTCCAAAATACTAAGCTGGAGGCTTAATCCTTTCGGTGATTGGTAGATCAGCTAGTTTGGAATTCCTCGTCAATGTCCTATTCTAAGTGTTTGTAAAAATTTGGCTTATTGATGGGCTGATGTTGGGTCACTCATTATGATGTACACAAATtgattggtttgattaattaccATATTTTGATGGTCACATAGGAAGAGGATTCAACAGAGGCTGGCGCTATATCAAGGAGTATGTCCCATCTATATGCAATTTTCTGATGATGCTGAAGAAACCTTTCAAAATGCTTTAGGTTTGCTGCAGGTACAGTTTTACTTGACAATGTGCCATAAATTTTGTTTGAGCAAGTAACGAAGGAATTCATTAGCATTTCCATCGGCCAATATATTTTATGCAGTTGCACATGTTCTTATGCTATTATTCGTAGTCGTTAAATATTTACTCTCAAGTGGATGGATATTTTGGGTTTGTTAAGGTCAGAATATCAACCAAGATATCTCTGTGTTAGCTAAGATGCATGTTCTCTTCAAGCTTGGGGTGACATTTCTAAAGTTATTTTCATGTGCTATTGGTGTATACATGTACAATGTGGCCCACATTGGCAATGCTGTAATTTTTGAGAAATTCCACTGGCAGACCATTGGATGGATGTTTGACTGTGAggcttaaatttttttgaagatgCTCTGTTACTGATGATTAGAACGGATGACCTAGATATGGAGACTTGGCCTATAAGGCTAATACTCAAACTAGAACATAGTTTGATTGTGCTGTGTAAGATGATGATAACAAAAACTGATATTTTGTGGCGTCATAACTAAGCCATTAAAATCTTGCAGTTTTAGAATGTATGATGcatattatttgttttcatgTACAGGAACATGGGATGGTGAAGGAAGGAGAGGAGGTGGCCCTTGTTCAGAGCGGCAAACAGCCCATCTGGAGGTCTCAATCCACTCACAACATCCAGGTCAGGAAAGTCTGGGCGAAATGAAAGAGATACCTAGTTGTCCAAGGCATCAATCTTCATTCATGGATAAATTAACTCCTAGTAGGATACTACTTCACACTTCTACTATGGAAATGGCATGAGGTTTGCACTGTATGTTGCTAGATACACGTGCTTCTTAGTTTCCATCTTGTTTTAATTccttctatttttatttattatcattGGTATTTGCCCTAAAAAGATGCGGAGATTCTTGGTGATCCTGATTCCTGATTGGTGTCCCAGCCTCAGTATTCAATAGCAAAGACAATGGCCAATTTTTCACTATGAACAGCCAGATGATAttcctcatcttcttcctccGCGTCATGAAACACAGAATCAGCCTTGGGGACATACCTCAACTCTTTCATCTTTCCTACTAGTACATCCAACTCTTGATGGATCTTCTTGGAGTGAGAATGTGACTGGTCACCTGCACGAAAGGTGTGAATATGACCTTTGAGCTCAAAATTTCTAACACCAAGGGCATTCTTGAGTCCTTTGCTCCAGGAGACTTGCATCCTTAAAAACAACGCCACAGCTTCATGCCCTTGCCCAGTAAATCCATAAGCAGAGATCATGGAACTCCGTGACACAACACCCCGAATCCTCGTCTGATCAAAAACTTCCCTTGCATACTCAAAGCGTCCAAGCATTCTCTGACAGCCATTCCATCAAGAACTCACCGAGCCTCCACTAATTGGCCGCAGTTTCCATACATAGGTACTAGCCcattacaaacaaacaaattcaagTCAAGCCCAATTTTCATAGCCAGCGCCATGGATTAGCAGACGACCCACAAATTATCAGATCTTGAACACGCCCTTAAAGACACATGGGTAAGTATAGCTAAGACACATTGGTAAGTTTAGTTATCAGCATCAATCCATGGCTAGACATGGTTTTGTAAACAAGCAGAGCATCATGGTAGAAACGATTGTTCACGTTGCTGCTTATCATTACGTTAAAAAAACCAAATTCTTCTCAGTAATTTCATCCCTCCCAGGTTCACCACAGGCAGCATAAACTATCATCGAACGGCATAAGCTATCATCAAATTGATGCCAAGAGATGGGTCACAGCAGTGATATGCCCCGTTTTGGCAAACAATTTAAAGTAGCATTAATTCCAAGGGTTAATTACAATATGCTCATCGAAAGATAGGGGTGTTTTCATTTCACTCACCCAAAGATATTCGCTTACAATTTACTCATGCAAAGATTcaaatgtttacaatttcctcACTCCGTCGACGGAACAGTTAGTCAATTGACAGTCAACGCTGACATGGCAGTTAAATGTTTATATGGACTATTATTTGCTGACGTGGCACTTCTTtgcaaagaaattttaaaaactgaTGTGGAATTTCTATTTCATTAATCACTTTAACACTACAAATCAACCATATCCAAGATTTCTAGCATATTTTATCACACATGGTAACATTATTCGTCATTAAaaaatttcaagcatattgtattaaACCTAATAAATACACATAAAAAATACACTTAGACAGATTCGTCATTAAATGATTAGAAAATTAAGAAGTTTGATACAACCACCAAACCCATGACTAAAATAGACTTAGAAACTAAAATAGCGTAGCCCGAAAAACATATCACCCATGACAACCATCAAACATCTCTTTAACAATTAACAGACTCTTGTGTCTGAAACTATGGAAGAAGACCTTGACCTTCCTCTCCCTCTTCCCCGACCACTTCCCCTTCCTCTTACCCTTCCTCTGTTGTTGATAGTGCCTCTGTTTCTAGCAGCATTGGCTTGagcctaaaaaaaataaattagaacaACATCATTACATGCTTGAAAGATTCCCAGATTgaacactatatcaaaaataaaaaaggatgtGAATAGTTACCACAGATTGATGCCTCTCACAAGTCCTAGCATTATGCCCAACTTGTTTGCATTTGCTGCACTTTACAATAGGGTATGTTCTTTTAATTTTACCATTTGTGGGAGGCTCATTTTcttcccttcttcttttttgcttaGGTCTCCCCCTAGCTTTCCTTGGAGGAGGTGGCAATATTGCTTCAGCCCCAGTGTTGACCCACAGCTTTGGACCATTGATTGGATGTATAATCTGTGCATATGCCCTAAGATATCTCTCTCTCTGGTAGTAAGGACTAACAAATGACTCCACTGGTAAACCATTCCAGTTTATTGATGCCAGTGCATGGACACAAGGAATTCCTGTGAGATCCCAAACTCTGCATGAACAACTTCCCTCCTTCAAGTTGACAATGAACTTGTCTGGTTGTTTGGAAACTTCAAAAAGGGAATGATTATCATCTCCGGCCCATGTAGCATTCCACATTCTACATTCTTCCCTTTCTTTCTCCAACTTGTCTCTCACAATAGGCACAAGAAATCCTTGTTTCATATCCATTTCCAATCTACATTTCACAAGCCTTTTCATCGACTCTGTTCGAAGTTCTTCCAATAGAGTGATGATTGGCTTAGCCCTGTGTCTTAGTATCTTAGAGTTGTAGCTCTCACAGAGATTATTTAATGCACAATCATTCTTTGACAACGTGTTGAATTTGGCCTTGCTCCATTTCTTGTCTGCCCGCTCATCTAACCACTTCCAGCCACCTGTATCCAAAGTTTTCATATTCAACATCTCTCCTTGAAATTCTTGCACTGTAGTGGCCTTAACAATCTTGTAGAATTGTTGCTCAAGCTGAACACCCTTGAATTTTTTACTGAAATTTGCATACAAGTGTCTTGAACATAACCTATGCTCATATTCACTCAGATCGTGCTCAAACACATGTACCAAACCctacaattgaaaaacaaaacttGGGGTTATAAAcagatatgtatttatataataaTACTAAGAGATATGAATATATTTATATCTTACCTTCTGCTGATCTGATATAAAGGTCCAAGGACCAACTCCAATATCTTGAAGCAACCTAAACAAAAACCAGTCCCAATTTTCTGTATTCTCTACATTCACTACTGCCCATGCAATTGGAAATATTCCCTGGTTACCATCATGGGCCACAGCTGTAAGAAGCTGGCCCCCATAAACACCCTTTAAAAAACAGCCATCCAACCCAATAAATGGCCTGCAACCCTCCAAAAATCCTCTCTTTAATGcatccaaacatatatacaacCTCCAAAAAACAGGCTTATCATTAGCATCCCTATTTACCTGCACCTGACATGTACTGCCAACATTTGTCTTCCTAACTTCTGCCAAGTACTCCCTCAATCTTGCATATTGAACCTTTGCATTTCCATTAATCCTTTCCATTGCTAACTTCTTTGCCCTATATGCACGCATATAAGGAATATCTAGCACAACATGCTCCCTTATCCAGGGAATAAGATCAGTAACCTTAATCTCCATATCTTCTCTGatcttgttttcaatttttttagatAACCACTTTGCAGTGGCTAGGCAATTGTGGAAGTCtcttccacattcatgcttaGCTTCTAATGTCTTTATTTGAAATGTCATTTCTCCACAAATCTTCGAGCACCAACACTTCCACTTGCACTGTCCAATCTGGTTTTTCCCAATGCATATCACATGACACCTCATCCTATCATGCACCTTGAATTGCAATTGATAACCTCCATAAACAGCATAATCCCTCACTGCTCTTTTAAACTGTTTAATACTACAAAATTGCATTCCAACCTGTAATTTCACATCTTTCATTGAGATTTTAGGATTATATGTAGGCCCTCTATGTACCCTTGACCTATTCCTTCCATTTTCTTCATAGTCATCATCTTCACCATAATCTGGTCTATGCAAGTCTGCTATATCATCTTCCTGATAATGTTCATGGATTTCAACATTATCAGCATCATCCACCCCAATTTCACCCAACTCTATCTCTGAAACTTCACTATCACTACTATCATCATCACCAATTACACCCCCTGCAGCATTCTCTGCCTCAACTTCACTGTCACTAAATTCTGGCTCATCAACATTAGGATCAGGAGCAGCATGATTACTCATTGACCTATAATAAAGACAAACATACCAATAAAGTCATGACAAGTTGAAGTAGGACCTAGTTTCATATTATATTCAACAGGTTGAAATTAATTCACGACATGttcaaataaagaagaaaaaaaagaataaacaacTCACAAATATCCCAATAAAGTAGGACCTCTGTCAATGTTTTACAGGTTGAAATAGAGCCTAGTTTCGTATTTTATTCTAACAATTCTTGATTTCCATGTAGTACAATCAACAAACAGAAATTTGCGTTGAGAACAAAAACATCGGCACAAGTTGAACCCacaaatatgccaataaaagaCTCTGAAACATGTAAATAAAAGGAATAAACAACTCTTTCTAGGATCACATGTCGACCATTAACACAACACAACCATTTCGATTGAAAATCACATATCGAAAACAAACTCACCCAACACCAGCAGATTGGTCTTGAGGACATGACATCTCCAAGCATTGAATCACAAAGTCTAAACAACAAATTTGGATGGGTCGAGCAAAATCGAAGGATAAAACAGGCTAGTGAGATTTGGTTATCAATTTGGTGTAGCAGTGCCTAGTGAAAGGGATAATGAAGGCTAGGGTAATCGCACATGCCGTCTTCCTCTTTTAGTCTTAGaagtttttttagggttttagattttataatataatataatataatattttaatataaataatatcaaatacgtatataatttaaaaagaagTGCCACGTCAACAAATAATAATCCATATATACATTTAACAGCCAGGTCAGCGTTGACCGTCAATTAACTAACGGTTCCGTTGATGAAGTGAGGAAATCGCAAACATTTGAATCTTTGCATGAGTGAATTGTAAGCGAATATCTTTGGGTGAGTGAAATGAAAACACCCCTATCTTTCGATGAGCATATTGTAATTAACCCTTAATTCCAATCACCAGATGCCAACGGTCAACCAGTCAAATGTACCAGGCATTAACATAGGGTAAGAAATATACCACTAAAAGAAGTGTAATAACAcgtaaaaaaaaagtattattaCCACAAAATACTACCAGCGTTTCTCCACAAGCTACTCAAAGGCAGTGAAACACATTGACACATCCAAATACAGTATACATTGAAAGTATTCAACTCCAACTAGATTACTCTATCCAGATGTTAGACCGAGAGCAAGAGTCAAGAAGTTCTTCTCCTTATGGCCCTCCAAGAATGGCATTTTCAATGTCTTCTCTACTTAATGCGTAGCTAAATCTCCTTTCCACGTCCTTCTCAAGATTTCCAGGTCCACTTTTCAAATACCTGTTCACGATTCAAAGAATTCTGAGTCAGGAATGTAAGAGTAGTTTCAAGATACCATACAAGCAGAATAATTAACAGAATctcataaccaaaaaaaaaaaaaaaacagaatttcataaaaaatttcaaCCAAGCGAAATTTATCCTCGCAATCTACCTGCACATTAATGATTCCGCAAATCCAGGTATGATAGAGGTTTCTTTTAGGTGGGATTTGGTATCTTCCACCTATTTGGATACCAAACTACAACACATTGAGTGTACGAATCACTTTACCAAGCGAAAAAATTTCTTTCTCGACgcactctctttcttcttttatcttGTTCTTTCCCTAAATAGTAGCAATTGTTTCTACATGTGAAGGACCATCCTTGAAAGATTCAGGAAAATATATGACATGGATATCTGGACTTGTGTTCTGGAGGAGAGTAATTAGCAAAATGGAACTTGAGTTCAACAATTAAACGGTAAACTCGAAGATAATATGAGGCACTAACAGAGAGTATGAAAGGGAATTCCTACTCTTGATTTCAGTTACGACCTCAAACCAGGATATTCAATCCGGAAGCAACGTGCAACCAAGGTCACTCATTATCTGGCCTACCCAATGTACCAGGAAATGTTCATTCGCAAGGAGAAAGACCAGCATCCAAGTTCAATATGTCCCGAGTCCAGTCACCAACTCTGTAAAAATCATCGAACACTGCCAAACTTTCTCACATAAGCTTCATTTATCCTTGATTGCAGCAGCTACAACATAACACAGCTTATATTCATGGCTAATTGTACCCTCTATCCACCAACTCATGGATCTCAACCTTTAGTATCGTATCACAATTAGACACCTTGTATGAAAAGGTTTTACAAGCTCGGAACCTATCATCGCGGATCACAATGGCACAATGACGTTATATATCTTTATcttcaaagcctttatcccaaacaatttgGGTCTGCCATATAATTTTATACTGTGGACAAGCCACTTCCTTCATCAAGTTCAATTTTTATCTTCAAAGACTTTATACCAAACAATTTAAGGCGTTCATGCATATTCGCAGCAGTTCCGATGCCATTAGCTAAATTCACACCTCCATATGAAGAGTAATCAATTCAAGAATTTTAATGATTTGAACTTAATTAGAGCCTAACTAGCAAAGCTTCAGATGCCAATAGCTAAACTCACACCTCCATATGACAAGTAATCAATTCAAGAATTTTAATGATTTGAACTTAATTAGAGTCTAATTAGCAAAACTTCAGATGCCAAGAATACTATGAGAACTTAAAGGGCAACAGTTTTACCTAATATACAGATCGGTCACATCGAGCGACATCTGGGCGTGCCAGTCCGGCTTCTCAACTAACCAAACGGCACGGTCGTCTTTGCTCTGGTAAAACCCTAAGTCCCTAAGCCATGCCTCGATGCAAGGCAAGCTGTGAGAGTACAAAGCCTTCTTCTTTTCAGGAAGTCTCGTTAGCCACTCATCCTCTGTCTCAGTGGAGGGCTCCTCCTCTGCCTCCGAGGATCTCGAGCAGAATACGAAGCTCTGCGTTCTGGGTTGTCTTGCCGATTGAGAGCGGAGGAAAGGACGGTGATGGTTGGGACATGTAAGGCATTTCGGGGGGAAATGAGAGTTTAAAGAGGAAAAAATGGGCAATCTTGGAGTAGATAGTAACACAAATCCGCAGCAAAATTTAGGA carries:
- the LOC119984594 gene encoding plastidial pyruvate kinase 2-like isoform X1 — protein: MAQVVVTRSINGLSLCPNSGSALEGADKLKAASFASRVLGREEEKKSKRIAYRSSRITCKRSTASEVVPVSPEDVLKRGEQFQKLPGIEQLGDTSVSVWSKPTVRRKTKIVCTIGPSTNTREMIWKLAEAGMNVARMNMSHGDHASHQKVIDLVKEYNAQSQDNTIAIMLDTKGPEVRSGDLPQPIMLNSGEEFTFTIRSGVGTADRVSVNYDDFVNDVEVGDMLLVDGGMMSFMVKSKTEDSVKCEVVDGGELKSRRHLNVRGKSATLPSITDKDWDDIKFGVDNQVDFYAVSFVKDAQVVHELKNYLQSCGADIHVIVKIESADSIPNLHSIITASDGAMVARGDLGAELPVEEVPLLQEEIIRICRSMGKAVIVATNMLESMIVHPTPTRAEVSDIAIAVREGADAVMLSGETAHGKFPLKAVKVMHTVALRTEATIDGGVMPLNLGQAFKNHMSETFAYHATTMSNTLGTSIVVFTRTGIMSILLSNYRPSGTIFAFTNEKRIQQRLALYQGVCPIYMQFSDDAEETFQNALGLLQEHGMVKEGEEVALVQSGKQPIWRSQSTHNIQVRKVWAK
- the LOC119983503 gene encoding uncharacterized protein LOC119983503, translating into MSNHAAPDPNVDEPEFSDSEVEAENAAGGVIGDDDSSDSEVSEIELGEIGVDDADNVEIHEHYQEDDIADLHRPDYGEDDDYEENGRNRSRVHRGPTYNPKISMKDVKLQVGMQFCSIKQFKRAVRDYAVYGGYQLQFKVHDRMRCHVICIGKNQIGQCKWKCWCSKICGEMTFQIKTLEAKHECGRDFHNCLATAKWLSKKIENKIREDMEIKVTDLIPWIREHVVLDIPYMRAYRAKKLAMERINGNAKVQYARLREYLAEVRKTNVGSTCQVQVNRDANDKPVFWRLYICLDALKRGFLEGCRPFIGLDGCFLKGVYGGQLLTAVAHDGNQGIFPIAWAVVNVENTENWDWFLFRLLQDIGVGPWTFISDQQKGLVHVFEHDLSEYEHRLCSRHLYANFSKKFKGVQLEQQFYKIVKATTVQEFQGEMLNMKTLDTGGWKWLDERADKKWSKAKFNTLSKNDCALNNLCESYNSKILRHRAKPIITLLEELRTESMKRLVKCRLEMDMKQGFLVPIVRDKLEKEREECRMWNATWAGDDNHSLFEVSKQPDKFIVNLKEGSCSCRVWDLTGIPCVHALASINWNGLPVESFVSPYYQRERYLRAYAQIIHPINGPKLWVNTGAEAILPPPPRKARGRPKQKRRREENEPPTNGKIKRTYPIVKCSKCKQVGHNARTCERHQSVAQANAARNRGTINNRGRVRGRGSGRGRGRGRSRSSSIVSDTRVC
- the LOC119984595 gene encoding uncharacterized protein LOC119984595; its protein translation is MLSVLAPKFCCGFVLLSTPRLPIFSSLNSHFPPKCLTCPNHHRPFLRSQSARQPRTQSFVFCSRSSEAEEEPSTETEDEWLTRLPEKKKALYSHSLPCIEAWLRDLGFYQSKDDRAVWLVEKPDWHAQMSLDVTDLYIRYLKSGPGNLEKDVERRFSYALSREDIENAILGGP
- the LOC119984594 gene encoding plastidial pyruvate kinase 2-like isoform X2 — encoded protein: MAQVVVTRSINGLSLCPNSGSALEGADKLKAASFASRVLGREEEKKSKRIAYRSSRITCKRSTASEVVPVSPEDVLKRGEQFQKLPGIEQLGDTSVSVWSKPTVRRKTKIVCTIGPSTNTREMIWKLAEAGMNVARMNMSHGDHASHQKVIDLVKEYNAQSQDNTIAIMLDTKGPEVRSGDLPQPIMLNSGEEFTFTIRSGVGTADRVSVNYDDFVNDVEVGDMLLVDGGMMSFMVKSKTEDSVKCEVVDGGELKSRRHLNVRGKSATLPSITGCGADIHVIVKIESADSIPNLHSIITASDGAMVARGDLGAELPVEEVPLLQEEIIRICRSMGKAVIVATNMLESMIVHPTPTRAEVSDIAIAVREGADAVMLSGETAHGKFPLKAVKVMHTVALRTEATIDGGVMPLNLGQAFKNHMSETFAYHATTMSNTLGTSIVVFTRTGIMSILLSNYRPSGTIFAFTNEKRIQQRLALYQGVCPIYMQFSDDAEETFQNALGLLQEHGMVKEGEEVALVQSGKQPIWRSQSTHNIQVRKVWAK